A window from Bufo bufo chromosome 1, aBufBuf1.1, whole genome shotgun sequence encodes these proteins:
- the LOC120986777 gene encoding cornifelin homolog, which translates to MTYPVMAQPQVVQVFTNSSPIASQWSSDVMDCCKDMGVCLCGTFCPLILACRVASEFGECFCLPLLGGTMLALRTGLRERHHIPGTICDDCVCLTFCGPCTVCQMAREMKARK; encoded by the exons ATGACTTACCCGGTGATGGCGCAGCCGCAGGTGGTGCAGGTATTCACCAACTCCAGCCCCATCGCCAGTCAGTGGAGCTCTGACGTCATGGACTGTTGTAAGGACATGGGAGTGT GTCTATGTGGAACATTCTGCCCCCTCATCTTGGCGTGCAGGGTGGCTTCGGAATTCGGCGAGTGCTTCTGTCTGCCGCTGCTAGGGGGCACTATGCTCGCCTTACGTACCGGCCTACGAGAGCGACATCACATCCCG GGCACCATCTGCGATGACTGCGTGTGTCTCACATTCTGTGGCCCCTGCACTGTATGTCAGATGGCTCGTGAGATGAAGGCAAGAAAATGA